From one Candidatus Chlorobium masyuteum genomic stretch:
- a CDS encoding mechanosensitive ion channel family protein, whose protein sequence is MESVAEFLSLLQSPYLIPAVILLLATLFYLAANTLFRKVIAAVRLSLKGITVPYELMAWPFRMLVTLIALSALLHSIALPAELHEILRHALLIVAVIAVAWFMMRLFRVFEHIVLLHYSSRVRENEAARKISTHVSLARKILNVLIVLLGVSSVLMTFDTVRQVGLSILASAGIAGVILGFAAQKSLATLVAGIQIAITQPISIGDVVVVENEWGRIDEITLTYVVVQLWDQRRLIVPITWFIDRPFQNWTRTSPELLGTVLFSMDYLIPPDTIRTELERIVALTPLWDRRVVKLHVTNTTERSVQMRALVSAANSSDLWELRCFVREALIEFLRANFPEGLPKLRMEMERNMPPGEA, encoded by the coding sequence ATGGAGAGTGTAGCGGAATTTTTGAGTTTGTTACAGAGCCCATACCTCATTCCTGCAGTTATTTTACTGCTTGCCACTCTTTTTTATCTGGCAGCGAACACGCTTTTCAGGAAAGTCATTGCCGCTGTCCGCCTCTCACTCAAGGGGATCACGGTTCCCTATGAGCTGATGGCATGGCCGTTCAGGATGCTCGTCACCCTCATTGCTCTCTCCGCACTGCTGCACTCCATTGCACTCCCCGCGGAGCTGCATGAAATTCTGCGCCACGCTTTGCTCATCGTCGCCGTTATTGCCGTCGCATGGTTCATGATGCGCCTCTTCAGGGTCTTTGAACACATTGTTTTGCTGCACTATTCCTCCAGAGTCCGGGAAAATGAGGCGGCCAGGAAAATCTCCACCCATGTCAGCCTTGCGCGCAAGATTCTCAATGTGCTGATTGTTCTTCTCGGTGTTTCGTCGGTGCTGATGACCTTTGATACGGTTCGTCAGGTAGGGCTGAGCATTCTTGCTTCGGCAGGTATTGCCGGTGTCATCCTCGGTTTTGCCGCCCAGAAGAGTCTTGCGACCCTCGTGGCGGGGATCCAGATTGCCATAACCCAGCCAATCAGCATCGGTGATGTTGTGGTCGTTGAAAATGAGTGGGGTCGCATTGATGAGATAACCCTTACCTATGTGGTTGTGCAGCTCTGGGATCAGCGCCGCCTGATTGTCCCCATCACCTGGTTTATCGACCGTCCCTTTCAGAACTGGACCCGCACTTCTCCTGAGTTGCTCGGTACGGTTCTCTTTTCCATGGACTACCTCATCCCGCCTGACACAATACGAACAGAGCTTGAGCGCATTGTTGCTTTGACGCCGCTCTGGGACAGGCGGGTTGTCAAGCTGCATGTGACCAATACTACGGAGCGATCGGTTCAGATGCGGGCGCTTGTCAGTGCGGCCAACTCTTCGGATCTCTGGGAGCTGCGCTGCTTTGTGCGCGAAGCGCTTATCGAGTTTCTAAGGGCCAACTTCCCTGAAGGTTTGCCGAAACTGAGGATGGAGATGGAGCGGAATATGCCGCCGGGTGAAGCATAG
- a CDS encoding protoporphyrinogen/coproporphyrinogen oxidase translates to MMQNDVVVVGGGISGLSLAYYCVKAGLKTTLLEKNDTTGGSFASHQYHANGKKFWLELGAHTCYSSYQNLLDIVEESGIMNTIIPREKVPFSLYIDGKVKSIVSQINIPELLFAAPNLFKLKKTGQSVRSYYSKIVGEKNYNEVISHFFNAVPSQPTDDFPADMMFKSREKRKDVLKNYTFTHGLQSVAKVIAATNGLNIFTSREVSSIEYVDGRYIIRGGDDGGAYSAKTVVLATPSAVSASLLRDINPDIASHLGQLKAAEVDSVGVIVQKANISLKPVAALISPNDIFYSVVSRDTVADENFRGFTFHFKPGLDDKTKRARITEVLGVSMSKIEHTEAKINTVPTLRLGHHQWLDRMESMLSAKKNLLLTGNYFGGMAIEDCVSRSKSEFARLKG, encoded by the coding sequence ATGATGCAAAACGATGTCGTTGTTGTCGGCGGCGGAATCAGTGGTCTGAGCCTTGCCTACTATTGCGTGAAGGCCGGTCTGAAAACGACGCTGCTCGAAAAAAACGACACTACCGGAGGTTCTTTCGCTTCCCACCAGTACCATGCAAACGGGAAGAAATTCTGGCTGGAACTTGGAGCCCACACCTGTTACAGCTCTTACCAGAATCTGCTTGATATTGTTGAAGAGAGCGGAATCATGAATACGATCATTCCGCGCGAAAAGGTTCCTTTCTCCCTCTATATTGACGGCAAAGTCAAATCGATTGTCTCCCAGATCAATATTCCGGAACTGCTTTTTGCGGCTCCAAATCTCTTCAAGCTGAAGAAAACCGGCCAGAGTGTCAGGTCCTACTATTCAAAAATTGTAGGGGAGAAGAACTATAATGAGGTGATCAGCCACTTTTTTAATGCGGTTCCCTCCCAGCCAACCGACGATTTCCCTGCTGACATGATGTTCAAAAGCAGGGAGAAACGCAAGGATGTGCTTAAAAACTATACCTTTACTCATGGACTCCAGAGCGTAGCAAAGGTGATTGCTGCAACCAACGGCCTGAACATCTTTACAAGCCGCGAGGTGAGTTCGATCGAGTATGTTGATGGCCGCTATATTATCAGGGGCGGCGATGATGGTGGTGCATATTCTGCCAAAACAGTTGTTCTTGCTACTCCTTCCGCAGTCTCTGCATCACTGTTGCGGGATATTAACCCTGATATAGCAAGCCATCTCGGTCAGCTCAAAGCTGCTGAGGTTGATTCTGTCGGTGTTATCGTACAAAAGGCAAATATCTCACTCAAACCGGTCGCTGCGCTTATCTCTCCGAATGATATCTTCTATTCGGTCGTGTCACGTGATACGGTGGCTGATGAGAATTTTCGTGGTTTTACCTTTCATTTCAAGCCTGGCCTTGACGACAAGACCAAAAGAGCGCGTATTACCGAGGTGCTCGGTGTCAGCATGTCGAAAATCGAGCACACGGAGGCAAAAATCAACACCGTACCGACGCTCCGTCTCGGCCACCACCAGTGGCTCGACAGGATGGAGAGCATGCTTTCCGCCAAAAAGAATCTGCTTTTGACCGGCAACTATTTCGGCGGTATGGCTATTGAGGATTGTGTGAGCCGCTCGAAGAGTGAATTTGCACGGCTTAAGGGTTAA
- a CDS encoding four helix bundle suffix domain-containing protein, whose translation MKKLRPSGGYRKTAGFQTATLIYDATYWFCEKFIDSRSRTLDQMIQAARSGRQNIAEGSRAAATSSQTELRLINVARASLEELLLDFEDYLRHRHLKQWSPSSQEANAVRDLPKRFRQSRPDHSGLTELGDQERWALYASWLEHDAPEVRANAIICLIHQANYLLDRQIAALEAAFVEEGGYSEQLAAARLVERARKREELPRQPESGDSIPSCPQCLKPMVLRKAKAGINEGKQFWGCTGFPECKGVVKI comes from the coding sequence ATGAAAAAGCTGCGACCGAGCGGCGGTTATCGTAAGACCGCCGGTTTTCAGACGGCTACCCTGATCTACGATGCTACCTACTGGTTTTGTGAGAAGTTCATTGATTCGAGATCGCGGACGCTGGACCAGATGATCCAGGCGGCACGTTCAGGACGACAGAACATTGCTGAAGGAAGCCGTGCTGCGGCAACCTCCTCACAGACAGAACTCCGGCTGATCAATGTTGCTCGGGCCAGCCTTGAGGAGCTTTTGCTTGATTTTGAGGACTATCTGCGTCACCGGCATCTGAAGCAATGGTCGCCTTCGAGCCAGGAAGCGAATGCCGTTCGCGATCTGCCGAAACGGTTCAGGCAAAGCCGTCCTGATCACTCTGGTCTGACTGAGCTCGGCGATCAGGAACGGTGGGCGCTGTATGCGTCGTGGCTGGAGCATGACGCTCCTGAAGTTCGGGCCAATGCGATTATCTGCCTTATCCATCAGGCGAATTACCTGCTCGACCGGCAGATTGCCGCGCTGGAGGCGGCCTTTGTTGAAGAAGGAGGCTACAGTGAGCAACTTGCTGCAGCCCGTCTGGTCGAGCGGGCTCGCAAGCGGGAGGAACTTCCACGGCAGCCGGAATCCGGCGATTCCATACCCTCGTGTCCGCAATGTCTTAAGCCCATGGTGTTGCGAAAGGCCAAGGCAGGAATAAACGAGGGCAAACAATTTTGGGGCTGCACCGGTTTTCCCGAGTGCAAAGGGGTTGTAAAGATTTGA
- a CDS encoding FKBP-type peptidyl-prolyl cis-trans isomerase — protein sequence MAKAKEGDIVKVHYTGTLDDGTMFDTSADREPLEFTIGGGQVIRGFDIAVMDMAPGEIRVSVIAPEDAYGVHSKELVTDVDRERFPADMELEIGQQLQVGLTDGQQAIVMVVDLSDTSVTLDANHPLAGQTLTFEIELVEIV from the coding sequence ATGGCTAAAGCCAAAGAGGGAGATATTGTAAAAGTACACTATACCGGAACGCTGGATGACGGCACCATGTTCGACACATCGGCTGATCGCGAGCCGCTTGAGTTTACCATTGGTGGAGGACAGGTTATACGCGGTTTCGACATCGCCGTGATGGATATGGCTCCCGGAGAGATCAGGGTCTCGGTTATCGCTCCCGAGGATGCCTACGGAGTACACAGCAAGGAGCTGGTTACCGACGTTGACCGCGAACGCTTTCCTGCCGATATGGAGCTTGAAATCGGTCAGCAGCTACAGGTCGGGCTTACCGACGGCCAGCAGGCTATCGTAATGGTGGTCGATCTCAGCGACACCTCGGTTACACTTGATGCCAACCACCCACTTGCCGGTCAGACCCTCACCTTCGAAATCGAACTGGTTGAGATTGTCTGA
- a CDS encoding gamma carbonic anhydrase family protein yields the protein MGKVMPYKGVWPMLHETVFMTEGSFVIGDVEIGALSSIWFNAVVRGDVCPIRIGEKTSVQDNATLHVTHDTGPLNIGNCVTIGHGAVLHACTVRDYVLIGMGAVLLDDCVVEPWSIVAAGSLVRQGFTVPSGMLVAGVPAKVMRPITEAERRNIEESPENYVRYSQNYRDDEQQA from the coding sequence ATGGGAAAAGTAATGCCTTACAAGGGTGTATGGCCGATGTTACATGAGACGGTTTTTATGACCGAAGGCTCATTTGTTATCGGTGATGTTGAGATCGGTGCGCTTTCAAGTATCTGGTTCAATGCTGTAGTGCGGGGCGATGTCTGCCCGATCCGTATCGGCGAGAAAACCAGTGTGCAGGATAATGCAACCCTTCATGTGACCCATGATACCGGTCCGCTGAACATAGGAAACTGTGTGACGATAGGTCACGGTGCGGTACTGCATGCCTGTACGGTCAGGGATTATGTGCTGATCGGTATGGGTGCGGTTCTGCTTGATGACTGTGTTGTTGAGCCCTGGTCTATTGTTGCCGCAGGTTCGCTTGTCCGGCAGGGCTTTACGGTGCCATCCGGAATGCTGGTTGCCGGTGTTCCGGCAAAGGTTATGAGGCCGATAACAGAAGCGGAGCGGCGAAATATCGAGGAGTCGCCGGAGAACTATGTGCGTTATTCGCAGAACTATCGTGATGATGAACAGCAGGCGTGA